Proteins found in one Verrucomicrobiota bacterium genomic segment:
- a CDS encoding twin-arginine translocation signal domain-containing protein: MSTHSPVSRRGFMKASLLASAAVPLSLNAQPSAAPAAPTPGTAVAKETLPLGKIAGQEFSRMMLGGNLISGWSHSRDLGYVSALMKHYNTESKIRETLELAEANGINAINTYVQDNNTSIFNHWKNGGKMKWFAQVRLDPKKGYSQINRAVDEGAAGVHVNGDAAEGLLNNNEFEKVGEMVELIKSKKRIAGVAAHDLRVIVESVKAGHDVDFYQKTLHTHEYYTAPRADETGALGAHDNSWCSDPKAVVDFMATVKKPWIAFKILAAGAVPPRLGLPYAFSSGADFALVGMFDWQIVENVKLARRFVSLYSGKDSKRTRPWCG; this comes from the coding sequence ATGAGTACCCATTCGCCTGTCAGCCGCCGGGGCTTTATGAAAGCCTCCTTGCTTGCTTCCGCCGCCGTCCCCCTCAGCTTGAATGCCCAGCCGTCCGCCGCTCCCGCCGCCCCCACGCCGGGAACTGCGGTTGCGAAGGAAACGCTCCCGCTGGGCAAAATCGCCGGACAAGAATTCAGCCGGATGATGCTGGGTGGTAACTTGATTTCCGGTTGGTCGCATTCGCGCGATCTGGGCTACGTGTCCGCCCTGATGAAGCATTATAATACGGAATCCAAAATCCGTGAGACGCTGGAACTGGCCGAGGCCAACGGGATCAACGCCATCAACACCTACGTGCAGGATAATAACACGTCCATTTTCAACCATTGGAAAAATGGTGGTAAAATGAAATGGTTTGCCCAAGTGCGGCTCGATCCCAAGAAAGGCTATTCCCAGATCAACCGCGCGGTGGACGAGGGCGCCGCCGGCGTGCATGTCAATGGCGACGCCGCCGAGGGCCTGCTGAACAATAACGAGTTTGAAAAAGTTGGCGAGATGGTGGAATTGATTAAATCCAAGAAGCGCATTGCCGGCGTAGCCGCGCACGATCTACGGGTGATTGTCGAAAGTGTCAAAGCCGGACACGACGTGGATTTCTACCAAAAAACCCTGCACACGCACGAATACTACACCGCGCCAAGAGCCGATGAAACGGGCGCATTAGGCGCACACGACAATTCCTGGTGCAGCGATCCCAAGGCGGTGGTGGATTTTATGGCCACCGTGAAGAAACCGTGGATCGCCTTCAAAATTCTCGCGGCCGGCGCGGTTCCTCCCCGTTTGGGTTTACCTTACGCCTTTTCCAGCGGAGCGGATTTTGCGCTGGTGGGGATGTTTGACTGGCAGATTGTCGAAAACGTCAAGCTGGCCCGCCGCTTCGTCTCGCTGTACTCCGGTAAGGATTCCAAGCGCACACGTCCTTGGTGCGGATAG
- a CDS encoding sigma-70 family RNA polymerase sigma factor, producing the protein MATRKDYSLLSDEALVKAAQRGGMPAFEELVMRHRDKVYARAYSMLRNEEEAVDLSQEAWVKGWQRLKQFQGDSTFLTWITRIIINLCLDHLRKQKRQRAESIESLDEENGGVERQMPVVNVNPTEGLERQELRVRIDRALALMTPEHRTVLVLHEFEELEYREIAKRMECSIGTVMSRLFYARRKMATLLAGYKRDELQS; encoded by the coding sequence ATGGCGACGCGAAAGGATTATAGCTTGCTCAGCGACGAAGCGCTGGTAAAGGCCGCCCAACGGGGCGGAATGCCCGCCTTTGAAGAGCTGGTGATGCGGCATCGGGATAAGGTATATGCCCGCGCATACAGCATGCTTCGGAATGAGGAAGAGGCGGTGGACCTTTCGCAGGAAGCCTGGGTGAAAGGGTGGCAGCGGCTGAAGCAATTCCAGGGGGATTCGACGTTCCTGACCTGGATCACGCGGATTATCATCAACCTCTGCTTGGATCACCTGCGCAAACAAAAACGGCAACGAGCCGAGTCCATCGAGAGTTTGGATGAAGAAAACGGCGGGGTGGAACGTCAAATGCCCGTGGTGAACGTTAATCCGACGGAGGGCTTGGAACGACAGGAACTCCGCGTGAGAATAGATCGGGCGCTGGCGTTAATGACGCCGGAACACCGGACGGTGTTGGTCCTGCATGAATTTGAAGAGTTGGAATATCGGGAAATCGCCAAACGAATGGAATGTTCGATTGGCACCGTGATGTCACGCCTGTTTTATGCGCGTCGCAAGATGGCGACCCTGCTGGCAGGCTACAAACGAGACGAATTACAGTCATGA
- a CDS encoding XcyI family restriction endonuclease, with the protein MNIRLPSSKLQASIASELENQRKIFLQEALCATVQTLEIKALNDELDQFAPAADLANLASRGVRGELLFATPLLLTKNPRLLGYYRLLLGFSQKEFYQKSKLARFESMEAKGEISSRIKSELEPLCQALIQRASEMASLIGFAKISLQLLDNLTLLTLGPQMRGSRNTQIGKEANQVVFNLIEQVVAHAVRAKQGNLLELLNASKRKVRIIFGSDPDIRIQEEISSATTKNIVAIEIKGGADKSNIWNRLGEAEKSHQSAKQNGCVEFWTIYNVSNLDLAMAREKSPTTTRFFELQAISTIHSAAYEDFRDRLVSLVGIKAARAKPSKTQK; encoded by the coding sequence ATGAACATCAGGTTGCCCTCCTCGAAACTCCAGGCAAGCATCGCAAGCGAGCTTGAAAACCAGCGAAAAATATTTTTGCAGGAAGCACTCTGTGCTACTGTTCAAACCCTTGAAATCAAGGCGTTAAACGATGAACTAGACCAATTCGCTCCTGCCGCTGATTTGGCGAACTTGGCCAGCCGGGGAGTCCGTGGCGAGCTGTTGTTTGCCACCCCATTGTTGTTAACAAAGAATCCGCGTTTGTTGGGTTATTATCGTTTGCTGCTGGGATTCAGCCAAAAGGAATTTTATCAGAAGAGCAAGCTGGCGCGATTTGAAAGCATGGAAGCTAAAGGTGAAATTTCGAGCCGGATTAAGTCCGAATTGGAACCGCTGTGTCAGGCTTTAATCCAACGCGCATCAGAGATGGCGAGCCTGATTGGCTTTGCCAAAATTTCGCTTCAACTGTTGGACAACCTTACATTGTTAACCTTGGGACCGCAGATGCGCGGTAGCCGCAACACGCAAATTGGTAAAGAGGCCAACCAAGTGGTGTTTAATTTGATCGAGCAAGTGGTGGCTCATGCGGTGCGTGCCAAGCAAGGGAATTTGCTGGAGTTGTTAAACGCTTCTAAGCGCAAAGTGCGAATCATCTTTGGCTCGGATCCGGACATTCGTATTCAAGAAGAAATTTCGTCTGCCACTACGAAGAATATTGTAGCCATCGAAATCAAGGGTGGTGCCGATAAGTCTAATATTTGGAATCGGCTTGGCGAGGCTGAAAAAAGCCATCAGAGTGCCAAGCAAAATGGGTGCGTTGAGTTTTGGACCATTTATAATGTTTCCAATTTGGATTTGGCGATGGCGAGGGAAAAGTCGCCGACGACAACGCGCTTTTTCGAACTGCAAGCCATTAGCACCATCCATTCCGCCGCATATGAAGATTTTCGTGACCGGTTAGTTTCTTTGGTTGGTATTAAGGCTGCTCGGGCGAAACCATCAAAAACGCAAAAATAA
- a CDS encoding site-specific DNA-methyltransferase, whose protein sequence is MNVRKILTPSPIEFEETEDTWLLEGDVREVLSRLPDNFVQCVITSPPYWGLRDYGIPGQIGLESTLDGYLHNLTQVFSEIHRVLKPDGIVWINIGDGYTSGNRGWRAPDKKNPNRAMAVRPDNPPGLKDKDLIGVPWRLAFMLQANGWYLRSDIIWHKPNVMPESVKDRPTRAHEYLFMLTKEEQYTYHSNAVMEPTEDGKQRNRRTVWSINTTPSIGTHIASFPQELVEPCILAATQPGDKVLDPFSGVGTVGLVCQRLHRKYIGVELNSHYAAEAEQLLARNGPARPANGSNYPPIEYEHQVALLETPGKHRKRA, encoded by the coding sequence ATGAATGTGCGGAAGATATTGACTCCCTCACCGATTGAGTTTGAGGAGACTGAGGATACGTGGCTATTGGAGGGCGACGTGCGGGAGGTTTTGTCGCGCCTACCGGATAACTTCGTTCAATGTGTTATCACTTCGCCGCCGTATTGGGGATTGCGTGATTATGGCATTCCAGGCCAAATCGGTTTAGAGTCCACCTTGGATGGATATTTACACAACCTGACACAGGTTTTTTCTGAAATTCACCGCGTGCTGAAACCAGATGGAATTGTATGGATCAATATCGGTGATGGCTACACCAGTGGTAATCGTGGCTGGCGGGCACCCGATAAAAAAAATCCAAACCGAGCCATGGCAGTTCGACCGGACAACCCGCCCGGACTGAAAGACAAGGATTTGATAGGCGTGCCGTGGCGGTTGGCTTTCATGCTGCAAGCAAATGGGTGGTATTTGCGCAGTGACATTATCTGGCATAAACCCAATGTCATGCCGGAAAGTGTCAAAGACCGTCCCACCCGCGCACATGAGTATTTGTTCATGCTAACCAAGGAAGAGCAATATACCTATCATTCAAATGCGGTGATGGAACCAACGGAGGATGGAAAACAGCGCAATCGGCGCACGGTCTGGAGCATTAATACCACTCCTTCCATCGGGACTCATATCGCCTCGTTCCCGCAAGAATTGGTGGAGCCATGCATTTTGGCTGCCACTCAACCAGGAGATAAGGTGCTCGACCCATTTTCCGGAGTGGGCACGGTAGGGCTGGTTTGCCAACGGTTGCATCGTAAATATATCGGGGTTGAACTCAATTCACACTATGCTGCGGAAGCTGAACAATTATTAGCCAGAAATGGTCCCGCACGGCCTGCCAACGGTTCTAATTATCCACCCATTGAATATGAACATCAGGTTGCCCTCCTCGAAACTCCAGGCAAGCATCGCAAGCGAGCTTGA
- a CDS encoding fatty acid CoA ligase family protein, translated as MNIASHLVAMAAHQPWRQAVVFPQGRDAQGRVSYTHYTFRQLNEISDQLARGFASLGIRRGTRTVLMVPPSLDFFALTFALFKLGAVPVLIDPGIGVRNLGKCLAEASPEAFIGIPKAHAARLLLGWAKQTLTIKITVGNHALFGGYTLREAMQGGLGSDAFKTIVPEPDETAAILFTSGSTGTPKGVVYTHEIFTRQVEQIRQLYGIEPGEIDLPTFPLFALFGPALGMTAILPDMDPTRPAQVNPVKILEAIENFGVTNMFGSPALINQVGRYGEAMGVKLPTIRRVISAGAPVPAKVLQRFVSLLSPGVQVFTPYGATECLPVATIGSKEILGETRQQTEQGAGVCVGRPVPGLTVKIIQISDAAIPAWTDSLQLKAGEIGEIAVQSAHTTRSYYQRAEATALAKIPDASNVGFYHRMGDVGYLDTQGRLWFCGRKSHRVVAGNKTFFTIPCEAVFNTHPDVFRTALVGVARNGGMEPVLCVELESPARSRKPEELRTELRALGAKQPHTQAIQTILFHPGFPVDIRHNAKIFREKLAVWASQQRS; from the coding sequence ATGAATATTGCCTCACACTTGGTTGCCATGGCCGCCCATCAGCCATGGCGGCAAGCCGTGGTTTTTCCACAGGGGCGCGACGCGCAAGGGCGGGTCAGTTATACGCATTATACGTTTCGGCAACTCAACGAGATCAGCGATCAACTCGCCCGTGGTTTTGCCAGCCTGGGCATCCGGCGCGGCACGCGCACAGTATTGATGGTCCCGCCCAGCCTGGACTTCTTTGCGCTGACCTTTGCCCTGTTCAAACTCGGCGCCGTGCCGGTACTGATTGATCCCGGGATTGGCGTACGCAACCTGGGAAAATGTCTGGCCGAGGCATCGCCGGAAGCGTTTATCGGCATTCCCAAGGCGCACGCGGCGCGTTTGCTGCTTGGCTGGGCCAAACAAACGCTGACCATCAAAATCACCGTCGGCAATCACGCGCTATTCGGCGGATATACCTTGCGCGAGGCGATGCAAGGAGGATTGGGATCAGATGCGTTCAAAACCATCGTCCCGGAACCAGACGAAACTGCGGCAATCCTGTTTACCAGCGGCAGCACGGGCACTCCAAAAGGAGTGGTTTACACGCATGAGATTTTCACGCGGCAGGTGGAGCAAATACGACAGTTATACGGCATTGAGCCCGGCGAAATTGATCTGCCCACCTTCCCACTGTTCGCGCTATTTGGTCCCGCCCTGGGTATGACGGCCATTCTGCCTGACATGGATCCAACCCGCCCTGCACAGGTAAATCCCGTCAAAATTCTGGAAGCCATCGAAAATTTCGGGGTGACCAACATGTTTGGTTCCCCGGCGTTGATCAACCAAGTAGGGCGCTACGGCGAAGCCATGGGGGTAAAGTTACCCACCATCCGACGGGTCATTTCCGCCGGAGCTCCAGTGCCCGCCAAGGTGCTGCAACGCTTTGTGTCGCTGTTATCTCCAGGCGTACAGGTGTTCACCCCTTATGGCGCCACGGAGTGTCTTCCCGTGGCCACGATCGGCAGCAAGGAAATTCTTGGGGAAACACGCCAACAAACCGAGCAGGGCGCGGGCGTGTGCGTGGGCCGCCCCGTGCCTGGCTTGACCGTGAAAATCATCCAGATCAGCGATGCGGCAATCCCGGCGTGGACCGATTCGCTGCAACTGAAGGCCGGCGAGATCGGCGAAATTGCCGTCCAAAGCGCGCACACAACCCGCTCCTATTACCAACGTGCCGAAGCCACCGCCCTGGCCAAGATCCCAGATGCCAGCAACGTCGGCTTTTATCATCGCATGGGGGATGTGGGGTACCTCGACACCCAAGGGCGACTCTGGTTTTGTGGACGAAAATCGCATCGTGTGGTGGCGGGTAATAAAACTTTTTTCACCATCCCTTGCGAAGCTGTTTTCAACACGCACCCGGACGTGTTCCGCACCGCCCTGGTGGGCGTGGCACGCAATGGCGGGATGGAACCGGTGCTGTGTGTGGAACTGGAAAGCCCAGCCCGATCCCGCAAGCCGGAGGAATTGCGTACCGAACTCAGAGCCTTGGGGGCAAAACAGCCGCATACTCAAGCCATCCAAACCATCCTGTTTCATCCGGGCTTCCCTGTGGATATCCGGCACAACGCCAAAATATTCCGGGAGAAACTGGCGGTCTGGGCCAGCCAACAAAGGTCATGA